The following proteins come from a genomic window of Geomonas sp. RF6:
- a CDS encoding DUF2235 domain-containing protein: MKRIIVCCDGTWELPYRREEELSAPTNVAKIAELIAPGDERGVGQFCLYQDGTADLPDETEEASLGTVITHCIQTGYRFIASRFSEGDEIWLFGFSRGAYIARSIIGMIHNSGLLRPEELDKLSLAYELYRNRYPETHPDSGYSAGFRDTFSVPAAVKFLGVWDTVGHGGIPRSILAGHPSNSWCFHSLNLSSIVENAYHAVAIDERRPDYAPCLWESGPATKGEQVLFPGVHSDVGGGYHEAGLSDCALAWMVCKARGCGLGFAPGKLCLAPDPHGVLHDLRQRELPEGEVERRTFRGSALSLSAQARKESPEYEPENLPETPLTQCCKNRGECANFFKCH; the protein is encoded by the coding sequence ATGAAAAGGATCATCGTGTGCTGTGACGGAACGTGGGAATTGCCGTACCGTCGCGAAGAGGAGTTATCGGCTCCCACCAATGTCGCCAAGATCGCCGAACTGATCGCACCTGGGGATGAACGCGGGGTCGGCCAGTTCTGCCTCTACCAGGATGGGACGGCGGACTTGCCGGACGAGACGGAGGAAGCTTCCCTCGGCACCGTGATTACCCACTGCATCCAGACAGGGTACCGCTTCATCGCATCCCGCTTCTCGGAGGGGGACGAGATCTGGCTCTTCGGCTTCAGCCGCGGGGCCTACATCGCCCGCAGCATCATCGGTATGATCCACAACAGCGGACTTCTCCGTCCCGAGGAGCTGGACAAGCTTTCCCTGGCATATGAGCTGTACAGAAACCGCTATCCCGAAACCCACCCCGACTCCGGCTACTCGGCAGGTTTCCGCGACACTTTCAGCGTCCCCGCCGCAGTGAAATTTCTGGGGGTATGGGATACGGTCGGGCACGGCGGTATCCCCCGTTCAATCCTTGCAGGTCACCCCAGCAACAGCTGGTGTTTCCACTCCCTCAACCTGAGCTCCATCGTGGAGAATGCCTACCATGCCGTGGCTATCGACGAGCGGCGCCCGGACTACGCTCCGTGCCTTTGGGAGAGCGGGCCGGCCACGAAGGGGGAGCAGGTCCTCTTTCCGGGGGTGCATTCCGATGTGGGTGGGGGATACCACGAGGCGGGGCTATCGGATTGCGCGCTGGCGTGGATGGTGTGCAAGGCGCGCGGCTGCGGGCTCGGCTTTGCTCCGGGAAAGCTCTGCCTGGCGCCCGATCCGCACGGCGTGCTGCACGATCTGCGACAACGCGAGCTGCCGGAGGGGGAGGTGGAAAGACGCACGTTCCGGGGGAGCGCACTGTCGCTATCGGCGCAGGCGAGGAAGGAAAGCCCGGAGTACGAGCCAGAGAACCTCCCCGAAACACCCCTCACGCAGTGCTGCAAAAACAGGGGGGAATGCGCCAATTTCTTCAAGTGCCATTGA
- a CDS encoding IS4 family transposase, translating to MRPFSRQKPQNPYEFNRLLDPVKRACTPVSPLTSRGYRPLQLSFDDQLKALVYYHLQEFSSGRELIQALEQDNFAKECVAPPKGVKKSAFFEAINTRGLEQLTEIFGALAKEARKVIPAQHAELGNLVGIDGSVIDALMSMDWAQYSSTHNKAKAHVGLDLNRGVPTSVVVTDANQVERQYVDRILQPGETAVLDRGYQCNADFDQWQEDGKLFICRIQQRARKKVVRQNPLPHSDIVFYDAIVILGKKGLTEGQKELRVVGYRVDRKEYWVATNRYDLTAEQVAEAYKLRWNIETFFGWWKRYLNVYHLIARSQYGVMVQVLSGLITYLLLAIYCQEQHNERVSINRVRELRNKIASEAAGMAAEASRLRKNEAKKNRKKQKRRKAKT from the coding sequence ATGCGTCCCTTCAGCAGACAAAAGCCGCAGAATCCTTATGAATTTAATAGACTTCTCGACCCAGTAAAGAGAGCATGCACCCCTGTTTCTCCACTTACATCGAGAGGTTACCGACCGTTGCAACTGTCATTCGACGATCAGCTAAAGGCCCTTGTCTACTACCATCTCCAGGAATTCTCTTCTGGAAGAGAACTGATCCAGGCCCTGGAACAGGACAATTTCGCCAAGGAATGTGTTGCGCCACCTAAAGGCGTTAAAAAATCCGCCTTTTTTGAGGCTATCAACACACGTGGACTCGAACAACTCACTGAAATCTTTGGAGCACTGGCGAAAGAGGCTCGCAAAGTCATTCCCGCCCAACACGCAGAACTTGGCAACCTTGTTGGCATCGATGGATCTGTCATCGACGCTTTGATGTCCATGGATTGGGCGCAGTACTCAAGCACTCACAATAAAGCCAAAGCCCACGTAGGCCTTGATCTGAACCGTGGTGTGCCGACGAGTGTGGTCGTGACTGACGCTAACCAGGTGGAGCGGCAGTATGTAGACCGTATCCTCCAGCCTGGCGAAACTGCTGTCCTTGATCGAGGGTACCAATGCAACGCCGACTTCGATCAGTGGCAAGAAGACGGCAAACTCTTTATCTGCCGCATCCAGCAGAGAGCCAGAAAGAAGGTCGTCCGTCAAAATCCTCTTCCGCACAGTGACATCGTCTTTTATGACGCCATCGTTATTCTGGGCAAGAAGGGGCTCACTGAAGGGCAGAAAGAGCTCCGAGTAGTTGGCTATCGCGTTGACCGAAAGGAATACTGGGTTGCGACAAACCGCTATGACCTTACCGCTGAACAGGTGGCCGAAGCCTACAAACTACGTTGGAACATAGAGACCTTCTTTGGCTGGTGGAAACGATACCTCAACGTCTACCACTTAATCGCCAGAAGCCAGTATGGCGTGATGGTGCAGGTCCTTAGTGGACTTATCACTTACCTTCTCCTGGCCATTTACTGCCAAGAACAGCATAACGAGCGGGTGAGCATCAATCGTGTCAGAGAGCTAAGAAACAAAATCGCTAGTGAAGCTGCTGGAATGGCAGCTGAAGCCTCTAGACTGCGAAAAAATGAGGCCAAAAAAAACCGAAAAAAGCAGAAACGACGCAAAGCAAAAACCTAA
- a CDS encoding DUF763 domain-containing protein: MNGNRRTGYAELPLHGGKAPRWLFERMTRLSREIVRHMVAEYGAREVLRRLSDPFWFQALGCVLGFDWHSSGVTTTTCGALKEGVRGVENELGLFVAGGKGKVSRNTPAEIVARCETQGENPLPLVYASRMSAKVDSAAVQDGFQIYHHSFFFTREGEWAVVQQGMNPGSCTARRYHWLSAGVESFVEEPHAAICCDERVTPLNLVAAESALVREHAVELAVTPDRETMAVAERLPTLVMPQRHDIVPGDINPRQLHKILLQTYEKPPGNFEELLGMKGVGPASLRALALVAEVIFGTPASTRDPARFSFAHGGKDRIPYPVNREVYDTTIEVLSKSLQRAAVPRSEKVEALRRLAHFTEPEDDQITQSLIERKEETE, translated from the coding sequence ATGAACGGGAACAGACGGACAGGTTATGCTGAGCTCCCGCTGCACGGCGGGAAAGCGCCGCGCTGGCTTTTCGAGCGGATGACGCGGCTCTCGCGCGAGATCGTGCGGCACATGGTGGCGGAGTACGGCGCGCGGGAGGTGCTAAGGCGCCTCTCCGACCCTTTCTGGTTCCAGGCCCTCGGCTGCGTCCTTGGCTTTGATTGGCACTCCAGCGGCGTAACGACGACCACCTGCGGCGCACTGAAAGAGGGGGTCCGGGGGGTGGAGAACGAGCTTGGGCTCTTTGTCGCCGGAGGGAAGGGAAAGGTTTCCCGCAACACCCCGGCAGAGATCGTCGCGCGCTGCGAGACGCAGGGGGAAAATCCGCTCCCCCTGGTTTATGCCAGCCGGATGTCCGCCAAGGTCGACAGCGCCGCTGTACAGGACGGCTTCCAGATCTATCACCACTCCTTTTTCTTCACCAGGGAGGGCGAGTGGGCCGTCGTGCAGCAAGGGATGAATCCCGGGAGTTGCACGGCACGGCGCTATCACTGGCTAAGCGCCGGGGTGGAGAGTTTCGTGGAGGAACCGCACGCCGCCATCTGCTGCGACGAAAGGGTGACTCCCCTCAACCTCGTCGCCGCCGAGAGCGCCTTGGTGAGGGAACACGCCGTCGAACTGGCGGTCACGCCGGACCGGGAGACGATGGCGGTGGCGGAGAGGCTGCCGACCCTCGTTATGCCTCAGCGCCACGACATCGTTCCGGGAGACATCAATCCGAGACAGCTCCACAAGATACTCCTGCAGACCTACGAAAAGCCGCCGGGGAATTTCGAAGAACTCCTGGGGATGAAGGGGGTCGGCCCAGCCTCGCTGCGGGCGCTTGCACTGGTGGCCGAGGTCATCTTCGGCACCCCGGCCTCCACCCGCGACCCGGCCCGTTTCTCCTTCGCCCACGGCGGAAAGGACCGCATCCCCTACCCGGTGAACCGGGAGGTCTACGACACCACTATCGAGGTACTCAGCAAAAGCTTGCAGCGAGCCGCCGTGCCGCGTTCCGAAAAGGTGGAGGCGCTGCGCCGGCTGGCACATTTTACGGAGCCGGAAGATGATCAAATAACGCAGTCGTTGATAGAGAGAAAGGAGGAGACGGAATAG
- a CDS encoding Fpg/Nei family DNA glycosylase, producing the protein MPELPDVETFRRYFDSTALKQKISAVEVKRAGVLDGILPEELQKALVGRSFLSTRRHGKVLFAQTDGDLWLTVHFGMTGYFRYFRDLSEEPPHDRCLITFANGAHLAYDNRRMIGRIGLTPSPEEYVRRHDLGPDALTVDEKTFRSRLATRSGRIKQILMDQDLVAGIGNEYADEILFQSKIHPETKVGSLTDGNWRELYRASAMVLDKAVASEADTEKMPHSFLLPHRMKKGECPRCSSPLQHLKSGGRTAYFCPTCQPAP; encoded by the coding sequence ATGCCCGAGTTACCGGATGTAGAGACTTTCAGACGCTATTTCGACAGTACGGCGTTGAAGCAAAAGATAAGCGCTGTGGAGGTCAAGAGGGCGGGAGTGCTGGACGGCATTTTGCCGGAAGAGCTGCAAAAGGCACTGGTGGGAAGAAGCTTTCTCTCGACCCGGCGCCACGGAAAGGTCCTTTTTGCCCAGACCGACGGCGACCTCTGGCTCACCGTCCATTTCGGCATGACGGGGTACTTCCGTTATTTCCGCGACCTCTCGGAGGAGCCGCCACACGATAGGTGTCTCATCACCTTCGCAAACGGCGCGCACCTCGCCTACGACAACAGGCGCATGATCGGCAGGATAGGGCTCACCCCGTCGCCGGAGGAGTATGTCCGGCGCCACGACCTCGGCCCCGACGCGCTCACGGTGGACGAGAAGACCTTCAGGAGTCGTCTCGCCACAAGGAGTGGCCGGATCAAGCAGATTCTCATGGACCAGGACCTTGTCGCTGGGATCGGGAACGAGTACGCCGACGAGATCCTTTTTCAGTCGAAGATACATCCGGAGACAAAGGTGGGGTCACTGACGGACGGGAATTGGCGGGAGCTGTATCGGGCGAGTGCCATGGTGCTGGACAAGGCCGTGGCCAGCGAGGCGGACACCGAGAAGATGCCGCACTCCTTTCTACTGCCGCACCGGATGAAGAAAGGGGAGTGCCCACGCTGCTCGAGCCCCTTGCAGCACCTGAAGTCCGGCGGTCGTACCGCCTACTTCTGCCCGACCTGCCAACCGGCACCGTAG
- a CDS encoding (deoxy)nucleoside triphosphate pyrophosphohydrolase, with protein sequence MTGMRHIHVTCAIIERDGLVLAAQRSTEMSLPLKWEFPGGKIDEGETTEECLRRELIEELGIEVVLKDTLEPVTYHYPTLAVTLYPFICAIKSGEVVLHEHAAVAWLSAGELETLDWAAADIPVLQAYLAAPSRCP encoded by the coding sequence ATGACCGGCATGCGGCACATCCACGTCACCTGCGCCATCATCGAAAGGGACGGACTCGTGCTGGCGGCTCAACGAAGCACAGAGATGAGCCTGCCGCTCAAGTGGGAGTTTCCCGGCGGCAAGATCGACGAGGGGGAGACGACCGAGGAATGCCTGCGCCGCGAGCTTATTGAGGAACTGGGGATCGAGGTCGTCCTGAAGGACACGCTGGAGCCGGTCACCTACCACTACCCCACCCTTGCCGTCACGCTTTATCCCTTCATCTGTGCAATAAAATCGGGAGAGGTTGTTCTGCACGAGCACGCCGCTGTGGCCTGGCTTTCAGCCGGAGAGCTGGAGACGCTCGACTGGGCCGCGGCTGATATCCCGGTGTTGCAGGCATATCTCGCGGCCCCGTCGCGGTGCCCTTAA
- the fusA gene encoding elongation factor G produces MNLIRTVRNIGIISHIDAGKTTVSERILYYSGETHKMGEVHDGQAVMDWMPQEQERGITITATATSCNWNRCRINLIDTPGHIDFTIEVERSVRVLDGAVAIFSAVEGVQPQSESVWRQADRYRVPRICFINKIDRAGADYQQALRQIAERLKARPVLLQLPVGSEGNFSGVIDLLTEELLTFSEADLGRTVHKGAVPAEMMEEVREARLKIVEAAADFDDAIMADFLDNKSVEGGRLREALRRATLACDIFPVFLGSALRNKGIQPVLDAVGYYLPSPLDIPAFAGHNPATGERESLPCDPAAPLRALAFKVMAEEGRRLTYLRIYSGTLRPGVPLLNSSRQSPERIRHLFRMHSHRREEIPEAVAGEIVAASGCQITLTGDTLCDPAKPLLLDGLSVPEPVVSVAVEAKGADHREHLMQVLEYFQWEDPTFRVHEDLETGQTILTGMGELHLDVIVDRLRREYGVQVQTGRPRVVYRETIRQKVVRREVFRREGERRAEMAEVALSLTPLPRGSGVRILLPPAPPQISSELVAAAKDSLQQGVAAGCRTGYSLTDLEVKVQEIPVEMGVPSEPALRVAAQRGVILAAREAAPFLLEPIMSLELEVPTESVGKVLGSLQQKHGKVEKLDKRGDTDVVRATVPLAQMFGYMTELRSITKGRGSYTMEFLRFEEAPGPVQESFGLGAGR; encoded by the coding sequence ATTAATCTCATCCGCACAGTCCGCAATATCGGGATCATTTCCCACATCGACGCCGGGAAAACCACCGTCTCGGAACGCATCCTCTATTACAGCGGGGAAACGCACAAGATGGGAGAGGTGCACGACGGCCAGGCCGTGATGGACTGGATGCCGCAAGAGCAGGAGCGCGGCATCACCATTACCGCCACAGCGACGAGCTGCAACTGGAACCGCTGCCGCATCAACCTGATCGACACGCCGGGACACATCGATTTTACGATCGAGGTGGAGCGCAGCGTCCGGGTACTCGACGGGGCGGTGGCCATCTTCAGCGCCGTCGAGGGGGTGCAGCCGCAGAGCGAATCGGTATGGCGGCAGGCGGACCGCTACCGGGTCCCGAGGATCTGCTTCATCAACAAGATCGACCGCGCCGGCGCAGACTACCAGCAGGCGCTGCGCCAGATCGCGGAGCGCCTGAAGGCCCGCCCCGTGCTGCTGCAGCTCCCCGTGGGGTCCGAGGGGAATTTTTCCGGCGTGATCGATCTCCTCACCGAGGAGCTCCTCACCTTCAGTGAGGCCGACCTCGGGCGCACCGTGCACAAGGGTGCGGTACCCGCGGAGATGATGGAAGAGGTGCGGGAAGCACGGCTGAAAATCGTGGAGGCAGCCGCAGACTTCGACGACGCGATAATGGCGGACTTTTTGGATAACAAGAGTGTGGAGGGTGGCCGGCTGCGTGAGGCGTTGCGCCGCGCCACCCTCGCCTGCGACATCTTCCCCGTTTTCCTCGGATCGGCCCTGCGCAACAAGGGGATACAGCCGGTGCTCGACGCCGTCGGCTATTACCTGCCGTCCCCGCTCGACATCCCCGCCTTCGCCGGGCACAATCCCGCCACCGGCGAACGCGAAAGCCTGCCGTGCGACCCGGCCGCACCGCTGAGGGCGCTCGCCTTCAAGGTCATGGCCGAGGAGGGGCGCCGACTCACCTATCTACGCATCTACAGCGGCACGTTGCGCCCCGGGGTGCCCCTTCTAAACAGCAGCCGCCAGTCGCCGGAGAGGATCAGGCACCTCTTCCGCATGCACTCGCACCGCCGAGAGGAGATCCCGGAGGCCGTCGCCGGAGAGATAGTCGCGGCCTCCGGCTGTCAGATTACCCTTACCGGCGACACGCTGTGCGACCCGGCGAAGCCGCTTCTTCTCGACGGGCTCTCGGTTCCGGAGCCGGTGGTATCAGTCGCTGTGGAGGCGAAGGGTGCCGACCACCGGGAGCACCTCATGCAGGTCCTGGAATACTTCCAGTGGGAGGACCCGACCTTCAGGGTGCACGAGGACCTGGAAACAGGACAGACGATCCTCACGGGGATGGGGGAGCTGCACCTCGACGTTATCGTGGACCGCCTGCGGCGCGAGTACGGGGTCCAGGTGCAGACCGGTCGGCCGCGGGTGGTGTACCGGGAGACGATCCGGCAAAAGGTGGTGCGGCGCGAGGTCTTCCGCCGCGAAGGGGAAAGGCGCGCGGAGATGGCGGAGGTGGCCCTTTCTCTCACCCCGCTGCCGCGCGGCAGCGGAGTCCGGATACTCCTTCCTCCGGCGCCCCCGCAGATCTCCTCGGAGCTCGTTGCCGCCGCCAAGGACAGCCTGCAGCAGGGGGTCGCTGCCGGCTGCCGTACCGGTTACAGCCTCACCGATCTCGAGGTGAAAGTGCAGGAGATCCCTGTCGAGATGGGGGTGCCGAGCGAGCCTGCGCTGAGGGTGGCGGCCCAGCGCGGCGTCATCCTCGCGGCGCGGGAGGCCGCACCGTTTCTTCTTGAGCCGATCATGTCGCTGGAGCTGGAGGTCCCGACAGAGAGCGTCGGAAAGGTGCTCGGCTCGCTGCAGCAAAAGCACGGCAAGGTGGAAAAGCTCGATAAGCGGGGGGATACCGACGTCGTGCGCGCCACGGTCCCTCTGGCGCAGATGTTCGGCTACATGACCGAATTGCGCAGCATCACCAAAGGAAGGGGAAGCTACACCATGGAGTTCCTCCGCTTCGAGGAAGCCCCAGGACCGGTCCAGGAGAGCTTCGGCCTCGGCGCCGGAAGATGA